The following are encoded together in the Acidovorax sp. KKS102 genome:
- the lapB gene encoding lipopolysaccharide assembly protein LapB, translating into MEFDLSWILLGLPLAFVLGWLASRFDLRQLRAENRRAPKAYFKGLNFLLNEQQDQAIDAFIEAVQNDPDTSELHFALGNLFRRRGEYDRAVRVHEHLLSRGDLSRTDRERAQHALALDFLKAGLLDRAEDALQRLEGTPFEAQARLALLAIYERSRDWPHAASIARKMHAADQGDFSTRQAHYLCEQALALIAQGDLPGAQALLDQAVAAAPEAARARIELARLQRLMGQPAAVLSTLKTLGERNPAALPLAAPLMVEAATATGRTPEVHALLQAHYAQAPSLDVLESIVAMEAADEATRPSARQRYVEHLDKERSLVAAAKWLATEKLEHEEFHPQVQRALDHAVKPLTRYRCAACGFEARQHFWQCPGCQTWDSYPARRVEEL; encoded by the coding sequence ATGGAATTTGACCTGAGCTGGATACTGCTGGGCTTACCGCTGGCCTTTGTGCTGGGCTGGCTGGCGTCGCGGTTCGATCTGCGCCAGTTGCGCGCCGAAAACCGCCGCGCGCCCAAGGCCTACTTCAAGGGCCTGAACTTCCTGCTCAACGAGCAGCAGGACCAGGCAATCGACGCCTTCATCGAGGCCGTGCAGAACGACCCCGACACCTCCGAGCTGCACTTCGCCCTGGGCAACCTGTTTCGCCGCCGGGGCGAGTACGACCGCGCTGTGCGGGTGCATGAGCATCTGCTCTCGCGCGGCGACCTCTCCCGTACCGACCGCGAGCGCGCCCAGCATGCGCTGGCCCTCGACTTCCTGAAGGCCGGGCTGCTCGACCGCGCCGAAGACGCGCTGCAGCGCCTGGAGGGCACCCCGTTCGAGGCCCAGGCCCGCCTGGCGCTGCTCGCCATTTACGAACGCTCGCGCGACTGGCCCCATGCCGCCAGCATTGCCCGCAAGATGCACGCCGCCGACCAGGGCGACTTCAGCACGCGGCAGGCGCACTACCTGTGCGAGCAGGCCCTGGCGCTGATCGCGCAGGGCGACCTGCCGGGCGCGCAGGCCCTGCTGGACCAGGCCGTGGCGGCCGCCCCCGAGGCAGCGCGCGCGCGCATCGAACTGGCGCGCCTGCAACGCCTGATGGGCCAGCCGGCCGCCGTGCTGTCCACCCTCAAAACGCTGGGCGAGCGCAACCCCGCTGCGCTTCCCCTGGCCGCCCCGCTGATGGTCGAAGCCGCAACAGCCACTGGCCGCACGCCCGAAGTCCACGCCCTGCTGCAGGCCCACTATGCGCAAGCACCTTCGCTGGACGTGCTGGAAAGCATCGTGGCGATGGAGGCTGCCGACGAGGCCACCCGCCCGTCTGCCCGCCAGCGTTATGTGGAGCACCTGGACAAGGAACGCTCTCTGGTCGCCGCCGCCAAATGGCTGGCCACCGAAAAGCTGGAGCACGAAGAATTCCACCCCCAGGTCCAACGCGCGCTGGACCATGCCGTCAAGCCGCTCACCCGCTATCGCTGCGCGGCCTGCGGTTTTGAAGCGCGCCAGCATTTCTGGCAATGCCCCGGCTGCCAAACCTGGGACAGCTACCCGGCGCGCCGGGTCGAAGAACTCTAA
- a CDS encoding helix-hairpin-helix domain-containing protein: protein MLKKLLTLLVATLLATAAWAAVDVNTATEAELDGIKGIGPGLSGRILQERQSAPFKDWADFIGRVGGVGNKSAVNFSKEGLTVNGKKYSAAAAAKAEAKNNKKHSSRHTADRKARGSADKESATATTPATPPATATAAPAAPAPATGASKN from the coding sequence ATGCTGAAGAAACTACTGACCCTGCTGGTTGCCACCCTGCTCGCTACCGCCGCCTGGGCCGCCGTGGACGTGAACACCGCTACCGAGGCTGAACTCGACGGCATCAAGGGCATCGGCCCCGGCCTGTCGGGCCGCATCCTGCAAGAGCGCCAAAGCGCGCCCTTCAAAGACTGGGCCGACTTCATCGGCCGTGTGGGTGGCGTGGGCAACAAGAGTGCCGTCAACTTCTCCAAAGAGGGCCTGACCGTCAACGGCAAGAAGTACAGCGCGGCAGCTGCAGCCAAGGCAGAAGCTAAGAACAATAAGAAGCACAGCAGCCGCCACACCGCAGACCGCAAAGCCCGTGGCAGCGCTGACAAGGAGTCCGCAACGGCAACCACGCCAGCCACACCACCTGCCACGGCGACGGCGGCACCGGCAGCGCCCGCCCCAGCAACAGGCGCTAGCAAAAACTAA